A part of Curtobacterium sp. MCLR17_036 genomic DNA contains:
- a CDS encoding serine/threonine-protein kinase, translating to MAILGDNARVRRVLHAPTYSFLRTIDEGSAAETKLYEHTVLGGLRVQKSISVLGLPDGVARSEPRLLESMDHPRLIKVRDAQWDPDYDESLKVITFTTDYYEGQSIHAALNEGHAFGTADAVAIIDCVLDALHYLHVSAGVVHRDVKPGNVMLNAARNQGFVGDFGSAAHLDADSQQVDAAGGTLLYRPPEYSSGLLDARSDLYSTGLTMFELLNGPFDYQALDGNVLLQRVEAGKPALTPRHLRFQPWVSPSLMTFVRRLIATKPESRFASADEALRSLRGLRYVDWTPVSSTEWIGKWPPRQVSARQRMLRVSSEHLGGRNVGHVSVTAATSMDGGRTWRRYARFARRAPEVEGAEALALVFRDVEAAAQSVATR from the coding sequence ATGGCGATCTTGGGCGATAACGCGCGGGTCCGCAGGGTGCTTCACGCTCCCACCTACAGCTTCCTGCGCACCATCGACGAGGGCAGCGCTGCTGAGACCAAACTCTACGAGCACACCGTTCTCGGCGGTCTCCGTGTACAAAAGTCGATTTCCGTGCTTGGCCTCCCTGACGGCGTCGCCCGTAGTGAGCCGCGTCTTCTCGAAAGCATGGATCACCCTCGTCTCATCAAAGTCAGGGACGCGCAGTGGGATCCAGATTACGATGAGTCGCTAAAGGTGATCACGTTCACCACTGACTATTATGAAGGCCAGAGCATTCATGCCGCACTGAACGAGGGCCACGCATTCGGCACTGCGGATGCTGTCGCAATCATCGACTGCGTTCTCGATGCGCTGCACTACCTCCACGTCTCCGCAGGGGTCGTCCACCGCGATGTGAAGCCAGGCAACGTGATGCTCAACGCAGCGCGGAATCAGGGTTTCGTTGGCGACTTCGGGAGCGCTGCTCACCTGGATGCCGACTCGCAGCAGGTAGATGCGGCCGGCGGGACATTGCTCTACCGACCACCCGAGTACTCCTCCGGGTTGCTCGATGCGCGTAGCGACCTGTACTCGACCGGGCTGACAATGTTCGAGTTGCTGAACGGCCCATTTGATTACCAAGCACTAGACGGCAATGTCCTGTTGCAGCGAGTGGAAGCGGGCAAGCCCGCTCTCACGCCTCGGCACCTCAGATTTCAGCCATGGGTGAGCCCAAGTCTGATGACGTTCGTTCGACGATTGATCGCCACAAAGCCGGAAAGCCGATTCGCTTCGGCCGACGAGGCCCTCAGATCCCTACGAGGGCTGAGATATGTGGACTGGACTCCCGTCAGCTCTACAGAGTGGATCGGGAAGTGGCCGCCGCGCCAGGTGAGCGCACGCCAACGAATGCTTAGAGTGAGTTCTGAACATCTGGGCGGACGCAACGTCGGGCACGTCAGTGTGACGGCAGCCACCAGCATGGATGGCGGGCGGACATGGAGGCGTTATGCGCGCTTCGCGCGCCGCGCTCCTGAGGTGGAAGGCGCAGAAGCCCTTGCTCTTGTGTTCCGAGACGTCGAGGCTGCTGCCCAGTCGGTAGCAACTCGGTAG
- a CDS encoding AAA family ATPase — translation MSSTLPEEIVELFGDDPHPERSWRLLAPVDQHFVEQIALRAGTDPGRMTRVDFLRLDADARRRRERRMQQWYQSWPYMRTGQYRLAERRIAALPEPKPGRAPDLLAAPFITGESGVGKTFFLKHVAMRAITESAWNRRLDLEDGLVESDPTYRSTWRPVIWHSLQGNPTPKSLFRTLCSSLGVPTGDDPHASFTMAAQRHGVRWIFLDEMQMVNYDGQYGRYLHDALKALQNQGFRLVMGGHNMRSVFRRQKTAAQNAARMQSEARWAFIDFSRYEHRTPQQVKEWRTLLGRLDDRLRLEGHEPGERVLSERFEEYLWVSTLGYANSLATLVTDACIGAMRTPSQRITRALLDDGGVEDRVAQGRQERIRLWESGRLSWSTDWPAWAV, via the coding sequence GTGAGCAGCACGCTGCCCGAAGAGATCGTCGAACTGTTCGGCGATGACCCACACCCGGAGAGGAGCTGGCGACTGCTTGCACCGGTCGATCAGCACTTCGTCGAGCAGATCGCACTGCGCGCCGGTACCGACCCCGGCCGCATGACCCGAGTTGACTTCCTCCGCCTCGACGCTGACGCTCGACGCCGACGGGAACGCCGCATGCAGCAGTGGTACCAGTCATGGCCCTACATGCGGACCGGCCAATACCGCCTCGCCGAACGGCGCATCGCGGCCCTCCCCGAACCGAAACCGGGACGAGCACCCGACCTCCTCGCAGCTCCCTTCATCACCGGTGAGTCAGGCGTCGGAAAGACCTTCTTCCTGAAACACGTCGCGATGCGCGCCATAACCGAGTCCGCATGGAACCGCCGGCTTGATCTCGAAGACGGTCTCGTCGAGTCCGACCCCACGTACCGGTCAACCTGGCGACCGGTCATCTGGCACTCGCTGCAGGGCAACCCCACACCGAAGTCCCTCTTCCGAACGCTTTGCTCGAGTCTCGGCGTCCCCACCGGCGACGACCCGCATGCGTCCTTCACCATGGCCGCGCAGCGTCACGGGGTGCGGTGGATCTTCCTCGACGAGATGCAGATGGTCAACTACGACGGCCAATACGGGCGATACCTCCACGACGCGCTCAAAGCGCTCCAGAACCAGGGTTTCCGGCTCGTGATGGGCGGCCACAACATGCGCAGCGTGTTCCGGCGGCAGAAGACCGCGGCGCAGAACGCCGCACGCATGCAATCAGAGGCGCGGTGGGCGTTCATCGACTTCTCACGGTACGAGCACCGGACGCCGCAACAGGTGAAGGAATGGCGAACGCTCCTGGGCCGGCTGGACGACCGACTGCGGCTCGAGGGTCACGAACCCGGGGAACGAGTCCTCAGCGAGCGGTTCGAGGAATATCTCTGGGTGTCCACGCTTGGATACGCCAACTCTCTTGCAACCCTCGTCACCGACGCCTGCATCGGGGCGATGCGAACCCCATCTCAGCGCATCACACGGGCGCTGCTCGATGACGGTGGCGTGGAAGACCGCGTAGCGCAGGGCCGACAAGAGCGAATACGGCTCTGGGAGTCGGGCCGGCTCTCGTGGTCCACCGACTGGCCGGCATGGGCAGTATGA
- a CDS encoding DDE-type integrase/transposase/recombinase, with protein MSKSEWRRSVEVGETVVVEGQPLVIQRRSGGWVQLRDAAGMTPPMMREAEVAALMSRDDAAPPMVSDRLDAIHDNLSEVAKRNFQSKRDLLAWIETGRRPGDAADTSIEPSWDPAKFDEKRRKRAIAQEIARQRGVDVKSAQRYISRTLSDATLGEDNLLDGRVFANRGHRVHPRMEHWVEEFLTEGEFGSYLPSESKYVLFAAWLQTEHGETAPSQSVYDRIQSDVFARKPHLRLKRRKTAELQTKSKSPKPALQRRLPKRAGELWFIDSTTSNVYVWDPYAPDPKASTFRPTMTKTMDVASRLITGRAISNNVGGLAANLALADAFRSMVHDQGPVLVDGKPHPRALAGIPRAITRFPIPPRRLLTDNGTEFLNRLVLAALHRLGIDVEPARVTDPRMKAALERHFGTDKTKFESKQPGYVSGSVDTRGSAAEREACLTWEELFDRDGEWTDLHNTSVHGGLLPLTGRRISPNARWIELAEEYGCVQIPAWRNEWIRFLDSDVLAISPFGVTRKKFVYHAPILETLLAVPGAAPGGVARMFYDPSDLRRMYCFDPDGNAWEVPWVGLDDDTEPFSDFTVDRARAYIQPGSFSPREAQKRLIELVTTWRHQNALLAVRRAGSTRNEEMYAAQFDRLLAADHGTVRSERTTSPGDGIEALPDAGADLPDSVLEFLTDGADDFDSDLFEEYA; from the coding sequence ATGTCGAAGTCTGAGTGGCGGCGATCAGTGGAGGTCGGCGAGACGGTCGTCGTCGAGGGACAACCGCTCGTCATTCAACGGCGCAGCGGCGGTTGGGTGCAGCTCAGGGACGCTGCCGGGATGACGCCGCCGATGATGCGCGAAGCAGAGGTCGCCGCACTCATGTCGCGCGACGACGCGGCCCCGCCGATGGTCAGCGATCGTCTCGATGCGATCCACGACAACTTGTCCGAGGTTGCTAAGCGAAACTTTCAGAGCAAGAGGGATCTGCTGGCGTGGATCGAGACCGGCCGGCGCCCGGGCGATGCTGCCGACACCTCTATCGAACCGAGCTGGGATCCGGCGAAGTTCGACGAGAAGCGGCGGAAGCGCGCGATCGCTCAAGAGATCGCTCGACAGCGCGGCGTCGATGTGAAAAGTGCGCAGCGTTACATCTCACGCACCTTGAGCGACGCGACGCTCGGTGAGGACAATCTGCTGGACGGTCGCGTGTTCGCCAATCGCGGGCACCGCGTACATCCGCGGATGGAGCACTGGGTGGAGGAGTTCCTTACCGAGGGCGAGTTCGGCTCGTACCTCCCATCGGAGAGCAAGTACGTCCTGTTCGCCGCCTGGCTGCAGACGGAGCACGGCGAAACCGCCCCAAGTCAGAGCGTCTACGACCGCATCCAGAGCGACGTGTTCGCACGGAAACCGCACCTTCGGCTGAAACGTCGCAAGACCGCTGAGCTGCAGACGAAGTCCAAGAGCCCCAAACCTGCCCTGCAGCGACGACTGCCGAAGCGCGCCGGCGAGCTGTGGTTCATCGACAGCACGACTTCCAACGTCTATGTCTGGGACCCCTACGCGCCCGACCCGAAGGCTTCTACGTTCCGCCCGACGATGACGAAAACCATGGACGTCGCCTCCCGCCTCATCACCGGACGCGCCATCAGCAATAACGTCGGAGGCCTCGCTGCGAATCTTGCACTCGCGGACGCCTTCCGCAGCATGGTCCACGACCAAGGACCCGTGCTCGTTGACGGCAAACCCCACCCGCGAGCTCTTGCCGGAATCCCTCGTGCGATCACCCGGTTCCCGATCCCCCCGCGAAGGCTGCTCACCGACAACGGGACGGAGTTCCTCAACCGACTCGTTCTCGCGGCGCTGCACCGGCTCGGCATCGACGTGGAACCAGCGCGTGTCACGGACCCTCGAATGAAGGCTGCGCTCGAGCGGCATTTCGGCACAGACAAGACGAAGTTCGAGTCCAAGCAGCCGGGCTACGTGTCCGGGTCAGTTGACACCCGCGGGAGCGCCGCCGAGCGGGAAGCGTGCCTGACCTGGGAAGAGCTCTTCGACCGCGACGGCGAATGGACGGACCTCCACAACACATCCGTACACGGAGGCCTCCTCCCTCTCACCGGACGCCGAATCAGCCCCAACGCGCGGTGGATCGAACTCGCGGAAGAGTACGGATGCGTCCAGATCCCTGCCTGGCGGAACGAGTGGATCCGTTTCCTCGACAGTGACGTGCTCGCCATCAGTCCGTTCGGTGTGACGAGAAAGAAGTTCGTCTACCACGCCCCGATCCTTGAGACCCTCCTCGCTGTTCCCGGAGCGGCGCCAGGCGGGGTCGCCCGCATGTTCTACGATCCGTCGGACCTGCGTCGGATGTACTGCTTCGACCCCGATGGCAACGCTTGGGAAGTTCCTTGGGTTGGACTCGACGACGACACCGAGCCGTTCAGCGACTTCACGGTGGACCGTGCTCGCGCATACATCCAACCGGGCTCGTTCTCACCTCGAGAAGCGCAGAAGCGGCTCATCGAACTCGTGACCACATGGCGCCACCAGAACGCCCTCCTTGCTGTCCGACGAGCAGGCAGTACCCGAAACGAGGAGATGTACGCCGCTCAATTCGATCGGCTGCTTGCCGCTGATCACGGCACCGTCCGGTCGGAGCGCACCACCTCCCCCGGTGATGGCATCGAAGCGTTGCCCGACGCGGGAGCAGACTTGCCGGACTCCGTCCTGGAGTTCCTGACCGATGGCGCTGACGACTTCGACTCGGACCTCTTCGAGGAGTATGCGTGA
- a CDS encoding ATP/GTP-binding protein → MKPLKVAREQQIAVFGESGSGKTVLLSSFYGAAQEPAFVRDSVYKITADDTAQRNRLHQNFLGMRNSGIAPESTRYTATRYVFSITRRPTAGGKGKKPATEELRLVWHDYPGEWFEEDPSTAEELVRRGETFKALVGSDVAVLLVDAQRLVDNAGEEERYLKALLTNYIAHVSKVRGELLPDGKRLARFPRVWLFGLSKADLLPEMDVTGFRDLLVEKAGQEMTLLHEELAAFVEEPDAFALGEDFVLLSSARFEPGKIDVDQQVGVKLMLPIAAILPFSRYVRWAGAMRRGSKVAKELLDRSGPVLAFVATKLKLPGPLKLITVALPFVMDPLLDHSRDKLEDAYNTAKVRHDFLTAVLLGFRLELDHAVDDKVLIESPK, encoded by the coding sequence ATGAAACCGTTGAAGGTTGCTCGGGAACAGCAGATTGCCGTGTTCGGTGAGTCGGGTAGTGGGAAGACAGTGTTGCTGTCGTCGTTCTACGGAGCGGCGCAGGAGCCGGCGTTCGTTCGAGACAGTGTGTACAAGATCACCGCGGACGACACCGCGCAGAGGAATCGGCTGCATCAGAACTTCCTCGGGATGCGAAACTCTGGCATCGCTCCTGAGTCGACTCGCTACACCGCGACCCGGTACGTGTTCTCGATCACCCGTCGCCCCACGGCAGGGGGGAAGGGCAAAAAGCCAGCGACGGAGGAGTTGCGGTTGGTCTGGCACGACTACCCAGGGGAGTGGTTTGAGGAGGATCCCTCGACCGCGGAGGAACTTGTCCGTCGGGGTGAGACGTTCAAGGCGCTGGTCGGCTCAGACGTGGCAGTCCTGTTAGTCGACGCGCAGCGGCTGGTCGACAACGCCGGCGAAGAAGAGCGGTACTTGAAGGCGCTGCTGACGAACTACATCGCCCACGTCTCGAAGGTGCGCGGCGAGCTCTTACCCGATGGGAAGCGGCTAGCGCGCTTCCCCAGGGTCTGGCTCTTCGGGCTGTCGAAGGCGGACTTGCTGCCGGAGATGGACGTGACGGGGTTCCGCGACCTGCTGGTGGAGAAGGCCGGGCAGGAGATGACGCTGCTACACGAAGAGCTCGCGGCGTTCGTCGAGGAGCCGGACGCATTCGCGCTTGGCGAGGACTTCGTGCTGCTGTCCTCAGCGCGCTTCGAGCCGGGGAAGATCGACGTTGACCAGCAGGTCGGGGTCAAGCTGATGTTGCCGATCGCTGCGATTTTGCCGTTCTCTCGGTACGTGCGGTGGGCAGGGGCCATGCGCCGTGGCAGCAAGGTGGCGAAGGAGCTACTGGACCGGTCCGGTCCCGTCCTTGCGTTCGTCGCGACGAAGTTGAAGCTGCCGGGCCCGTTGAAGCTCATCACGGTGGCGTTGCCGTTCGTCATGGACCCTCTCCTTGACCACAGCCGAGACAAGCTGGAGGACGCGTACAACACGGCGAAGGTTCGGCACGACTTCCTCACCGCGGTGCTGCTCGGCTTCCGCCTCGAGCTCGACCACGCTGTCGATGACAAGGTGTTGATCGAGAGCCCGAAGTGA
- a CDS encoding TniQ family protein, translating to MFEHEWLPSLFRRIGYFYGQPAVVIAHWCGLYDLPRTFRDRLPNVLHPKATAGITGGLDCDPQLLQTTVMSHLAPDLVAIRPDGKPSQSHNWTRGGGTRYCPECLAERPGVFYTYWRTWWAFLCLKHHTPLRDDCPACSSPIIEANIMEVESRNPNQCHAALPFGGICGHTLTKSWPEAPVLDSSPAYRAQVALSKAWVETDRRRRVVDTSTLRGIAIALLGTRDIDLVSSLSDVPRDALEGLIEDTERIGTTPPRDALAMSALIGAAHRLATDPEPEVSATIRRITFSRPVRTTQELSGPGSASHLLEFWPGIGAPMRGRVLRALDGDLPDMQRLVHATAVSPGFAELIVAFEKPDPRIERTGWSWNTLALATEQPLTDVLIPPLMWPTWANPLGVDNITDPSALQRGLADALRVAGVGIEGGSERIAGIGRKLRPSMLGTPEQATAVLQQLGELAGWLRLNPSPINYVARRYLRWSGLLPEADWHLLSSSVGEHPGRGRRLLNAQRYAWLRLTAAGTRDLPQHLEFQLGSPDAANYTRFLTTMSAELQAAIDDYLTAWLPKHRMDGTFSEVGFVRAFEDEPLVWAPPRWRPSASPLAPELDDIDFTQLHDRVRAGEYALTHLAMDLQRSPRHVRWALAERPVRSGQPRTTIDWNSRLDYAEPFYN from the coding sequence GTGTTCGAGCACGAATGGTTGCCGAGCCTCTTCCGCCGGATCGGGTACTTCTACGGTCAACCGGCCGTCGTCATCGCCCACTGGTGCGGCTTGTACGACCTCCCCCGCACGTTCCGGGACCGGCTGCCAAACGTGCTCCACCCCAAAGCCACCGCAGGCATCACGGGCGGACTCGACTGCGACCCGCAGCTACTCCAAACAACCGTGATGTCGCACCTCGCACCGGACCTCGTCGCGATACGCCCAGACGGGAAGCCCTCCCAATCACATAACTGGACTCGCGGCGGCGGGACAAGGTACTGCCCGGAGTGCCTCGCGGAACGACCCGGCGTCTTCTACACCTACTGGCGCACATGGTGGGCCTTCCTCTGCCTGAAGCACCACACACCCCTCCGCGACGACTGCCCCGCGTGCAGTAGCCCCATCATCGAAGCCAACATCATGGAGGTCGAGAGCCGTAACCCGAACCAGTGCCACGCAGCACTCCCCTTCGGAGGCATCTGCGGGCACACCCTCACCAAAAGCTGGCCTGAAGCGCCGGTTCTCGACTCGAGCCCCGCCTATCGGGCTCAGGTCGCTTTATCGAAGGCCTGGGTCGAAACGGACCGCCGCCGGCGTGTGGTCGACACGAGCACGCTTCGCGGTATCGCCATCGCACTTCTTGGAACGCGGGACATCGACCTGGTCAGCAGCCTGTCGGACGTCCCACGAGACGCGCTCGAGGGACTCATTGAGGACACCGAACGGATCGGCACCACACCGCCTCGCGACGCGCTCGCGATGAGCGCGCTCATTGGGGCGGCACACCGCCTTGCAACTGACCCCGAGCCAGAGGTCAGTGCGACGATTCGGCGCATCACGTTCTCGCGACCCGTCCGCACCACCCAGGAGCTGTCGGGCCCCGGCAGCGCATCGCACCTCCTCGAGTTCTGGCCAGGCATCGGCGCGCCCATGCGAGGGAGAGTGCTCCGGGCGCTCGACGGAGACCTTCCCGACATGCAACGGCTCGTGCACGCCACCGCCGTGTCGCCCGGCTTCGCGGAACTCATCGTCGCTTTTGAGAAACCGGACCCACGGATCGAGCGCACCGGGTGGTCGTGGAACACCCTCGCCCTGGCGACCGAACAACCCCTCACCGACGTCCTCATTCCACCTCTCATGTGGCCGACCTGGGCGAACCCCCTCGGCGTCGACAACATCACCGATCCCTCCGCTTTACAGCGAGGACTCGCGGACGCGCTCCGTGTCGCCGGTGTTGGAATCGAAGGCGGTAGCGAACGAATCGCCGGGATCGGCCGGAAGCTCCGCCCTTCCATGCTCGGCACCCCTGAACAGGCGACTGCAGTGCTTCAGCAACTCGGAGAGCTAGCAGGATGGCTCCGTCTCAACCCGTCGCCCATCAACTACGTCGCGCGCCGATACCTCCGATGGAGCGGCTTACTCCCCGAAGCGGACTGGCACCTACTGAGTAGCAGCGTCGGAGAGCACCCTGGCAGAGGCAGAAGGCTGCTGAACGCTCAGCGCTACGCGTGGTTACGACTCACCGCCGCCGGTACCCGCGACCTTCCGCAGCACCTCGAATTCCAACTAGGTAGCCCAGACGCGGCCAACTACACCCGCTTCCTCACCACGATGAGTGCTGAGCTCCAGGCCGCAATCGACGACTACCTCACCGCCTGGCTCCCAAAACACCGCATGGACGGCACATTCTCCGAGGTCGGGTTCGTTCGCGCCTTCGAGGACGAACCCCTCGTGTGGGCACCGCCGCGATGGAGACCATCCGCTTCACCGCTCGCGCCAGAACTTGACGACATCGACTTCACTCAGCTGCACGATCGGGTGCGTGCGGGCGAGTACGCCCTCACTCACCTGGCGATGGACCTGCAGCGAAGCCCACGCCACGTTCGATGGGCCCTTGCCGAGCGACCTGTGCGGAGCGGACAGCCGCGGACCACGATCGATTGGAACTCGCGCCTCGACTACGCAGAGCCCTTCTACAACTAG